AACTCTCCGGTTGCtgccattttcctttttcaaataCAGTTCTACAAAGTTTGCCTCAATACAAGCACGGTTCATGTGATAAGctcgaaagaaaaacctctGTTTTAAGTTAATCAATTTCATAGAATTCGGtaccgaaaagaaacaaatacaaaacatcGGCTTTCGAAAGGCTTGTTCAATCaaataacattcaaaataaTGTATAGAACATAGAACACGAGAAACTAAACAAGTAACTAAAGcttacattttactttttcttcaaAACGCTCTAAAATATAGCACATGGGGTTTCCTGCAATTGAAAGGAAATGTAAAATTTCCTCTACAAGTTGATAGCGCAaagaaacaacatcaaaacattgGTTTTAACACGTTCTGTTACGTCACCCATATATTGGTGACGCTGTTATTCGTGTTAAACATAGATTTTCGAATACtccataacttttttttctgtgtaagATATGGTTAGTTTCGAAATGGCTGATTAATGGGAAATGTTAACTGTTACAGCTGCATTATTGGTTGCTTTTTTCTACCTCCGCAAAACTGGCAAAACTCGTCCGTTgatagtattatttttggtacGGAACatgttaaacaattttcacacattttgCTTTTTGAGTAATCgaatgcaaaaacaaataatgtattattattatttatggaGTAATGACGGACGTTGCCGTattgttataaacaaataatgtATAGAGCATAGAAACCATGAAAATTATTTAGTAGCTATAGCTTACATTTACATTCCAATACACTTCTGCAAAATATAGCTCGAAACAAGCACGCATCATGTGGTTTTCTAGAAACGTTTTTAACTTTACACGTTAGTACAGCAAAGGAGCAACTAGAAAAATTGGTTTCATCcagttttatacatttttttgtgCGTAATCGAATTATcgaaaacagtaaaacattCCTTTTCTACTAAATTCCACGTAGCTTGCACTGCACGTAGCCTAACAAGTCCTCAAAACAAGTTTCCAGTCCTTTTTCTGGAATGGAAACCCTCTGCTTAAATTAGTCAACTTGATTTACAAGTTAGCTCCGATACAAAGATAACAGAAAAACTTAGTTTTCTTTACTGTAATTGTACAATTGGGATGATTTTGTTACAACGTTTTTTTGTCACCAATTACCCTATTTGAGTGCTACCACTGTCTGATTGCTCGTATTGCTTCTGCTTGTGAAAAACGGGCCACAAACGGTAGCATCCAGTTGCACGCGAGTAGCTAATAAAGCAACAAACCTCAAGAACAGGGTTGGCGCAAGGGTACCATGCCCCGTTCGTGGCCAGAACCTTGCGTAACCGGACCGATGTTGCCCGGCAGGACTTTATCGTTATCGTGTGCTGTTCGATGAACACGCTGCGTGTCTTATCAGCCCCCTTGGGCTGGTAAAGTGGGCCAATCTATCCCGGGCGGGTGGAGCGGGTTGTTTGCGTGTGCAAGTAGTTTTACCCCACCCGCCCTACAATTGGTTGGATGGAAACACGCTTTTCTTTCGATGAATGAAAGTGCATCGAATGCGGAAAAAGGACTTCCTTCCAACAATTATATGAAGTGACGAAGGCTGAAACGGTGGAGTAGATTCTTCCTTCCATGATGTCATTTATGCCGGATTCCGTAGAACTATCGAGAGCCCGATGGTTGAAGTACCGTTGCCGGTCCAGCAACACATTGTCTTGCCGGTAATCTAGATGTGAAGGGCACCGCCGAGGGTGATAACACCAACACACCACCTTATCACATCACAACCGGACCGGTACGGAAACAGATAGGTACGGTGTGTTGATATACGCCGGTGAACGGGAAGACCAAAACACAGAGCACAAATAAATCAACCGCAAACTAGTCGGTAAACATAGTTAGATAAGTTCCGACCCGGTACAACAACGCAATGTATCGGGCCGTTATGCCGTAGCAAGGAATGTGCGAccctgaaaaacaaaaaacacggcACAATTTCGCCCGGGGTGGGACCGGGTGGGTGGATTTATGGTGAGCTTGTTTGGTCAGCTTCGCCAGCCCTTTTTCCCGAAAACTTCCTGTGTTCGGGAGTagtggagggagggggggatcGGATGACATCAACAGCCCTTGGGTTTGCGTAGATTGTTCGACTTTGCTGGCAAATATTTATGCTTCCTTACCTCTCGGCTATTTGCTCCGCAACTTTACCATTAGCAAGTAATCATCTTAAGAAGattaaacgaaaacaacacacgCGCACTCACAGAAAAAGCACACCAACTAACGAGATCCAACTTCGACCGGTCTTATGTAAAAGCGTTGCCCTAGGTTCACTAATTTTGCTCGCATTAGTGCACAATTTTGGAAACTAATCTACCGCGCAATCGAACTAATTGATTATGACGCATAATGGATACACTTTGACACATTTGACAGCTTGATAATCGAACCGAACATCACGAGCGCGATCAACAACGGTACGGTAACGATCGAGATCGAGCGGAACAGACGCTCGAAGAGCTATGGAGGCTCTGCTGGCGACCTTCCACCGGTGGTGTTGGACATCGAAGATATATTCATCCTATCAACCTCGGGTAAGGCTCTGAGGATAGCTGAGGTTATCCTTCGGATTGTGCAAAACCGCTTGCAAATTTACATTACAATTCCATTTCTTTCGCAGTGTTGGACACAAACAGCGGTGAGGAGCTGCAGTACGAGACTTACTACGGTCCGCAGAATGCGTCGTTCGTGTTTGAGCTGAGTGGCGACCTGAAGTCAGGTCTGCACAACGTAACGCTCGTCCTGAGCTTCGTGAGCAAACTGTCCGACACGCTGCAGGGCTACTACCGGGGCTACTATCCGGATAAGGACGCACCGGACGGTCGCAACTGGTTCGTCAGCACGCAGTTCTCGCCGATCGACGCCCGCCGCGCCTTCCCATGCTTCGACAGTCCCGACCGGAAGGCCACGTTCGCGATCTCGGTGGTGCGGCCGGCCGACAAGCACATGACGCTGTCGAACATGGACCGGGTCGGGCAGTACGGCGAGCGGCCCGGGTTCGTGCGCGACGTGTTCGAGGTGACGCCGCGCATGTCCACCTACCTGGTCGCGTTCATCACGTCCGACCTGGAGCTGGCCCAGCCGCCCGCGCTCGACTTCAAGCCGTCCGTCAGCATCTGGACCCGACCGGACGTGCGCCACCATACGAACTACGTGCACCGCCTCACGATGCGCATCCTGCCGTTCCTGGAGGAGTACTTCGGGCTGAAGTACCACCTGCGCAAAATTGACATGGTCGCCGTGCCCGACTTTGGCTTCCGGGCGATGGAAAACTGGGGACTCATTACGTTCAGGTACGTAAAGCAATCGAATGGAATACACTCCGCAAAGCAATACAATAACTACAATAAATAGTTTCCATCAAGTATGGAAGGTTAtagcaaacaattttccaacttttTGGTGGATTACGATCGTATACTATACTATTTATTTAATCATTTATAAAATCTCTTCTTCCATATCTATAAAAGTGAATGTTTGTTGGTTAAACTTGTTTGTAGCTTAAACTAACTAccggctggaccaatcttcATACGATGGTTTCGTATGAGTTGTccctttttacccaaggaaggtttagggaacaaatatttgaaaattccccggaaaagccggaaattttaaatataattatttaCAACGCAAACTAAGAAACTGCTTGGCCAACCTTAACGAAGTTCtggaataatttgtttttttggtccaaaaaaaaggaaagttagaaaatttcaaatgaaaaaccaGAACATGgaaaatttcgaaaaaaacagctttttccatacaattccataaaaattcaaacaaatcgaaaaatgAATGATCTGCAATGATGCCAGTTTGCATATGAGTAGCAATAAATCGACTGAAATACATAATCATGCACCAAACTGACGGATTTACGCATACGCATACGAAAAAGTGCTTTTCCGACGAATGAAGTTTGTTGTTCGTTCTCTAAATGTTTCGTAATACTTTTGGCACGatcttcgaaaaaaaaacttggtgTTAAAATGAGCCGGAACTATGGTGGTACTACCAATAATATGGGGAGGTCTCTTAAATGCGAGGAAAGTTTACCTTGGCGTGGATCTCACTGACAATGAACTCGAAAATTGTACTAACAAGCTTAATTTCTGGGTTTAGACCTCGTGTTCCTGGAGGATGATACTGGAATTTACAAGCTTATGCTGATTTTAGCTTCGTTTCCTGAAAAAAATTGAGATTTCAAAGTGGCCAGCATGCTCTCTGCATCCCAATCCTACTAACTACCGCCATTAAATTGTATTTGAATTGATATTTTTGTTGGATTATCTTCAACTGCTGAACAGACgccaaagtggtgctatttttatttctctccaccccttttttataaattgtccATCCTTAATGTGAATAGTACACATTAATACGATCCTGTTCCACAAAAAAGTTGTGACACTAAAAACCCAAAAAGCTCATATTTTatggaaattataaaaatattggTACAAAACACAGGGTGGTACTATTCTTGCTCCGCTCAAGTGTAGTAGTAGTGAGTAGCAGGAATAGCAGTGTGTTCTAACTGTCTTCTCCCTGCACAGAGAGTCAGCGTTGCTGGTACCGGAGGACAATAACCGCAGCTCGTCGGCCAAGCACACGGAAGCGGTCGCATCGGTAGTGGCGCATGAGCTGGTGCACCAATGGTTCGGCAATCTGGTCACGCCACGCTGGTGGAACGACCTCTGGCTGAAGGAAGGCTTCGCAACGTACCTCAGCTACGTGTGTCTCAACGTCGTAAGTATGCATGAGGATGGGGATAATGcgatcatttttttaaatgtgccTTTTACATCCAGGCCGAAAAACGCTGGCGCCCGTTCGAGATGTTCGTGCAGAAGGAGCTGCAGGAAGCGTTCGAGAAGGACTCGGACCGCAACTCGCACCCGATCTCGTTCCCGGTCACGGTGAACTCGGACATCCGGCGCATCTTCGATCCGATCTCGTACAGCAAGGGAGCGGCAATCGTGCGCATGATGGACAGCTTCCTCGGAACGGCCGCCTTCAAGGCCGGCATCAGCGAGTACCTGCGCCGCTTCCAGTTCGCCAACGCCGAGCAGGACGACCTGTGGGAGCTGCTAACCGCGCACGGGCACAAGGCCAGCACGCTGCCGAGCGATATCGACGTCAAGCGCATCATGGAAACGTGGACACTCCAGCCGGGCTATCCGGTGCTGACGGTCGAGCGCAACGGCACGCAGCTTCACATCTCCCAGCAGCGCTACATTCTCCCGTCGCGCACGGCCAGCGACGACACGCGCTGGTACGTCCCGTTCACCGTCGTGACCGAGGGCCAGGCAGAGCGGAAGCCACACCCGATGTACTGGTTGCCATTCGACAACGCCTCGATGACGCTCACCATCGACGCCGCGGAGGACGAGTACGTGTACGTGAACGACGAGCGTGCCGGGTACTTCCGTGTCAACTACGACTACGCAACGTGGAAGAAGCTGACCAACAGCTTCGCCCAGCTGCCACCGCTCACCCGCGCCCAGCTCATCGATGACGCGTTCAATTTGGCCCGTGCCGAGTTCATCCAGTACGACATCCCGATCACGCTGATCGTCATCGTGGTGAATCGGCCGGACGACATGGCGGCCTGGGCGGCGTTGTCGCGCTCGCTCACCTTCATCAACCACATGATTTCGCGCGAGCCGGCCTACGAGTCGTACCTGGCGGTGATGCGTGCCGTGCTGCGCCCACCGTTCGACACCATCGGCTTCGAGGACCATCCGACCGATAGCCACCTGGCGATGATGCACCGCGAGCGAATCGTCGGGCTCGCCTGTCTGTTCGGGATCGACAAGTGCTCCGTCCAGGCGCAAACGCTCTTCCGCCGCTGGATGTCCGACTACCGC
This region of Anopheles coustani chromosome X, idAnoCousDA_361_x.2, whole genome shotgun sequence genomic DNA includes:
- the LOC131269079 gene encoding aminopeptidase N, with the protein product MDPGGYVNEDDELEPVMDDEGGQLKSSNGQKYIINNPPRGRYCSNCTIAALVGLIFLLLATSIGLLVLVLHPDSLCTKTSTPVNGAVQHASTFGFTRAPANPKLNTALRTLEDGSADGARNEDYIDDAAEAQPDPFPAEANNDAKDPAVQLSRADFWLPRSYSLIIEPNITSAINNGTVTIEIERNRRSKSYGGSAGDLPPVVLDIEDIFILSTSVLDTNSGEELQYETYYGPQNASFVFELSGDLKSGLHNVTLVLSFVSKLSDTLQGYYRGYYPDKDAPDGRNWFVSTQFSPIDARRAFPCFDSPDRKATFAISVVRPADKHMTLSNMDRVGQYGERPGFVRDVFEVTPRMSTYLVAFITSDLELAQPPALDFKPSVSIWTRPDVRHHTNYVHRLTMRILPFLEEYFGLKYHLRKIDMVAVPDFGFRAMENWGLITFRESALLVPEDNNRSSSAKHTEAVASVVAHELVHQWFGNLVTPRWWNDLWLKEGFATYLSYVCLNVAEKRWRPFEMFVQKELQEAFEKDSDRNSHPISFPVTVNSDIRRIFDPISYSKGAAIVRMMDSFLGTAAFKAGISEYLRRFQFANAEQDDLWELLTAHGHKASTLPSDIDVKRIMETWTLQPGYPVLTVERNGTQLHISQQRYILPSRTASDDTRWYVPFTVVTEGQAERKPHPMYWLPFDNASMTLTIDAAEDEYVYVNDERAGYFRVNYDYATWKKLTNSFAQLPPLTRAQLIDDAFNLARAEFIQYDIPITLIVIVVNRPDDMAAWAALSRSLTFINHMISREPAYESYLAVMRAVLRPPFDTIGFEDHPTDSHLAMMHRERIVGLACLFGIDKCSVQAQTLFRRWMSDYRDNRIPPNLKEIIYCTSVRDGGVPEWNFAFKRYMETDSPSEKELILNALGCSVKPWLLTKYLNMTIDPNSGILKQDGVRAFQSVATNYAGNDIAFNFLYENIEQIYAYYGDGFSALSKMIDAVTVMMNKPQHQERFDRFARKAHRLGLTTVEKSIRLAREQILNNIYWRSRSYYELERFLKQFMVDMHINLY